One Trichormus variabilis 0441 genomic window, TTTGTGTAATAAACATATATTAATACTTCGATGTTTTCTGTTGGCTTTTGAGCAAACTGACTACCGACAAAAACTATAGCGGTTTGCAATTGATTCCAATACAGACCTAACTCTCAACTGACTTTTCACGTCATGTGGAAAAGCTAACGCCAGACCTAACCCCCCAGCCCCCTTCCCTACTAGGGAAGGGGGAGAAATCAAAGCCTCTCTCCTTGCAGGATACTGTTGGCGAATTGATAGAGGGCAAAACCAATCATCACAAAATAGAAAATCAGGAATACTATGAGGCAGTGGGAGCAATTCGAGCAAAGTGAGAAACGCGAGTCTGACTGCGTGGGACATGTTGCCACCAATCCCACATCCGACTGAAGTTGATAGCAGCAGCAGTAATGATATGCTGCAAGAGAGTTTTGGCAAGACCAATGTAGCGACAACGGCGTAATTGGTAGCGACCAGTAGCTTGGGAAATCAAGCCTTCAACGCCAGCACGTTGGTGATAAATTTGTTGAAAAGATTCAGTTTTTTGGCGAATGCGAGCATCATGTAATGCAAGATGTAGTTCCTGTGGTTTGAGGGTCAGAAGACGCGGTAGTTTTTTGGAGCGAGTGCATTTTGAGCGACTTGAACAAAGCGAACAATCGGATTTGTCAAATTGTAAGGATTCAGGTAACAGAGTATTGACAAAGGGGACAGTAGAGGTGGAGTATCAAAAATATGAACCAAAACTTGCCTCAAGATTTAGACAGAGAAAGTTTGAGCCAGTTATCTAAAGAAGAACTGGTGGACATCATCATTGAGCAGAGCAAGGTAATACGTGAGCTACAAAAGATAATATTAGAACTACAGCAAGAAATAGAGCGTTTAAAAGTCAGCAGAGATTTAGATAGTTCTAATTCATCAAAACCTCCATCACAAGACATTCACAAAAAAAGCGAAAAAGAAAAAGTGCCTCACCTTGAGGAATCAAACCCACCGAAAAAGAAACCAGGTGGGCAACCAGGACATCAAGGTAAAACTCGAAAGGGTTTTGGCAGAGTAGATCGCTATGAAATTTTACGTCCAACGGATTGCATTTACTGTGGTCAAAAAGCATTTGCACCCCTAGCAGTAAAAGTAGAAAAACACGCGGTAGCGCAACTAGTAGAATGTCCCATAGAAATAGTTGAGTATCAACGCCATACGTGCGTGTGTGAATGCTGTGGAAATATACAAACAGCAGCCTGGCCCCAAGAAATTATTCCAGGACAAGATTTAGGAACGTCGTTACAAGCATTTTTAGGGTGGACAAATAACTATGCACATATGCCCTACGAAAAACAGCAGGAAATGCTTTGGGAACTTGGTGAGATTGAAATTGGATTGGGAACTTTAGTCGCCACCAATGAACGAATACAACAAGCAATTGAACCGAGTATTCATGAGTTAAGTAATTGGGTAAAACAGACACAACCTAACATCCATGTAGATGAAACACCTTGGTCAGTTAAAGGGGTTAAAGAATGGTTGTGGGTAGTGGCTAATTCTGAATTCTGCCTGTTTACTGCGGCTGATACTCGTTCTAGAGCCGAACTAGAAGCAATTTTAGGGACTGAGTATACAGGTGTACTCAGCAGCGATGATTTTAGTGTTTATAATGGCTATCAAGCTGTTGCCCAACAGAAATGTTTGGCTCATCTACGTCGTCACTTCAAAAAATTGATTCAACTTCCCGGTCTTCACAACAAAGCTATCGGCGAAACCTTTGTCAATTTAATTGATGAAGCCTTCAGAAGTTATGCTCAATGGTTTGAAACTCTTGACTCAAACAGTTATAACGATTGGATAAATCAATTCAAATTCAAGTTGCAATTTTCTGTTGATCAATGGATTAACTTGGCAGGAGCTACGGCTGGAAACCTTTTACGTTCTTTGCGCGATAAAGCAAGCCAAT contains:
- a CDS encoding IS66-like element ISAva2 family transposase; its protein translation is MNQNLPQDLDRESLSQLSKEELVDIIIEQSKVIRELQKIILELQQEIERLKVSRDLDSSNSSKPPSQDIHKKSEKEKVPHLEESNPPKKKPGGQPGHQGKTRKGFGRVDRYEILRPTDCIYCGQKAFAPLAVKVEKHAVAQLVECPIEIVEYQRHTCVCECCGNIQTAAWPQEIIPGQDLGTSLQAFLGWTNNYAHMPYEKQQEMLWELGEIEIGLGTLVATNERIQQAIEPSIHELSNWVKQTQPNIHVDETPWSVKGVKEWLWVVANSEFCLFTAADTRSRAELEAILGTEYTGVLSSDDFSVYNGYQAVAQQKCLAHLRRHFKKLIQLPGLHNKAIGETFVNLIDEAFRSYAQWFETLDSNSYNDWINQFKFKLQFSVDQWINLAGATAGNLLRSLRDKASQWWYFLDHPEVPPDNNLAERSLRLAVTKRKVSGGSRSMKRFQHTANLLTVVQTCRRQGRSVIDFFVQALIADSNNSHSRPSLLPQY